The following nucleotide sequence is from Aspergillus nidulans FGSC A4 chromosome I.
GACGACTCGGCCAAGAACAGCTCGAAGAATAATCACCACAGAGTATAGACAGTTGCGAAGTAGCTTCCATAGGTTTGGTATCGTATCACGCAATGATTCTGCGTCCAGAAACTCTTgttcttcagccttgtcgaCTTCCGATAACTTGTTCTGCCGCCATTGCACTATCAAGGTCCGAACAAAATCCGCAATTCGGTCCACGGATTGTGCAACTAGCCTAGGATCCCTAGAATTCTCGACCGCATGAGCAATCAGCCTGGAAAGAGGTCCCAGCGCAGACACAAGCGGACTGGAAGCTATTGCTGTTATACGCTGAACGGTAGCCGACTGCGACGGCCACGCGAATCGCTTCGAGGGAGTTTGAACAATGTCTTGGTCGACAGACCCCAAGAAGTAGGCGCTTTCAAACCCCTCAGGCGAGAAGTAAGTGGTCTGCACCATAACCGGTAATAATCGATCATAATCcaatctctctctctctccatccGATAAGAGCTGAAATGAATAGTTCAGCACCATAATAATGCAATGAccatcaatcccatctcGTGGGTCCAACTCATCCAGCGCAAGTTGCGCCGCCGTAACAAGCGCAGACtccagcttcctcctcacacTCCAAGACAACCCCTGTCTATCCTGGCCCTCGAATCCTAACAAAACGCCACCGATTAAGAGCAAGTGCCTCCATCGCGGCGACTTCTCATCGGCACCCCCAACGACAGCCTTAACCCATTGTTCACGATCCAATTTCCTAGGCCCAGGCCCGCCCCATGGTATCCGCGGATCTTCCGACTCTTCGCTCTGGAGAATTGCCATCGCGGCTGTATTGAAGACGCTGATAATCCGTCTGCAGACGTGGAGGTCGACGGGTTGGTCCCATATTGCCGGAGCTGCTAGCAGCTGTGAAGCGAGTAGTGTAATGTTAAGTGGGTTCTTTAGAACTGCGAGGAGACTCGTTGCAGTGGGAAGTAGGCTAGTACACAGGAAGATGTTAGCTGTTGCATTTAAACAGACCGAGAAGCTTATCGGCATTGTTCTGTTACCTTAATCCGTCTTGCTCGTGCGGTGGTATTTGAAGGGAGCGCAGAAGGGCGCCCAAAGACCGCTCAGTTGCCATGCTAGGAGAGAGACCCAAAATTTGTGGTTATGGATGACATAGGGGTAACGGCGATGCACTGGAGATGTCAACAGGCGCGTACTCGCTATCAACGGACGATTGCCGCGGACATCACCTGCCGAGGTTAATATGGAAGGTGCAAACTATGCAAACATGCTCCTTCCATACTCTGGAGAAGCATCAAAGATATTGCGCGTGATAGCTCCGACTACGCATCAATTTTATGACACCTCTCACAGACATTTCCGTCTCTCCTGAGGTCGGAATACATGTATACGCGCATTCGAAATGGCAAATAATCGCGTTCCAATAAATTACGTGACGCCTCCGTTCCCATCCCTCTACGACCCATTCCCCGGCCGCGACAATGTTGCTTATTACTTATACCATACCAGAGATATCTGGCGATTCACATTATACTGGACGCTGATTTTCTACATAGCCTGTCACCTAGCGGTTGCTGCCTGTTCGCTCGTCATGCAAGGCCGGAACTGGAAGATTTGCTTAGGCATACCTATTATCTACGCCGCCATAGGAGGTATAGAGGCAGTTGTAGCGGGAAGTATCGTTGGGGGCATGTACGTAACCGATTCTGAGGAGCTCTGCGGGTTGCTGCGACTGCACGCTAACATTTCAGGTTGGGCTCCGTATACGAAGCGGGTAATTTCAGAATGTCGACGTGGATTCCCATTGTCTGGGCCGGGGTGAATATCATGGTTTTGATACTGTCGAGCTTCCCGATGCCAGGCGGATTATAGCTACTATTATACAAAGGTAAGGATCTGGGTATTGACGGAAGAGTTGCGGAACTCACTGTCCAGGAATAACAGAAACATCACGCCGAAAATGCAACTTCTGCTCCGATTAGGAACAGGTGAAAGCGTCGACATGCTATGATACATTCATATTTAATACCGTGTGCCTTGTCATGCTACTATCCAAGAAAACTGCCCGCCCGTTGCGCCGTCATCACCCCCAATGAAATGCCGCATTGTTAGGTCAATCAGCGACCATAATTGTTATCAGGCTGGTAACCACCCTGTAATCCGGGAAGTCCGCCACCCGCCAACGGTGTAGACACAGGAGTGAAATGGTGCGGGAAACCTGGCGGTAGTGTGATCCCTTGCGCAGCGAGCTGCTTTTGAAGCTCGGCAAGATTGACATTGGGTGAATTCATTGGTTGTGCTCCTGAAGCGGGTGGAGCCCCCGAAAACGGCGGCGCAAAAGGAAACGCGGGGAATACAGGGTTCGGAGGGAAAGCATTACCGGGAGGAGCCATAGAGGTAGAAAGTCCTGGGGGTGGCGGAGGTTGGGCCGCGCCAATACCTGGTAACAAAGATGAGCCCAGCCCGTCCGGTTGAGATGCGCTCTGAATTCCAGGGAGACCAGTCCCTGGAGTCTTTCTTTGGTCAACCAAACTGTCCGCCTCGTCCTGCAgttcttgttcctcctcttcgcgcatttgtcttcttccgAAGTTGCGACTCCATGTTCCCTGGGCTTCCGCGGCCTCCTCCCCAATGTGAAACCTATCTTTCAGGTAGCTCGTCTCTCCAGGACGTGCCCGAGACCAGAAACGGGTAAAGTTGTCTTTCGACCCAGAAGCAAGAATATGACCAAGAGGGTGCCAGTCCAAAGTCCAGATAGTTGCGGCGTGCGCATACTGTATCCGGTGGGCTGGGTAGATGACTTGAGCGGGCGTGTTTGCTGGGTCAGGGCTGTCATATGGAGCGACAGTAGGTATCTGGCCCGCTGGCAGATTAGGTTCATCCAGCAGGTAATGGTATAAGGATCCATCTTCGCTACCGGTCGAAATCAAAGAGCAATGGACTGGATGCCATGTAAGCGTAGATATAGGTTTTTCATGGCCGCGGAGAATGCAAATGTCCCGCATCATTCGGAGATCAAACACCCGCGCCGTCTGGTCACGCGATGACGTTGCGAGAAGGTTGTTGTTTACCCGCGAGAATTTGGTAGCGGTCACGGTGTTCTTGTGGCTATGGAGTGTTGTCAAGCAACGGGCGGTACGGGGGTCCCAGAATTTGACCTGGTGGTCCTTCGATCCCGAAACCAGGAGACCCTTTGTCGGATGCCAGTCGCACGATTTGACATCCCAGTTATGGCCGGTCAGGACGGTATCGCATGTCCTTGCTGTGAAATCGTAAATCTTGAGAGTCGTGTCATCGGAAGCCGAAAGGAATTTTGTATCGCTAGGTGACCACGCTAGATCGCGCACGGCGTCATGATGTGCGTCGTCTATCGTCTCGACGTTATTGAAATTTGGTCTCCAGTATTTCACATCGCCTTTCTGTCCACCAGAGATCAACCAGTCATTACTGTGCGACCATGCTAAGGACGTGACCCCCGC
It contains:
- the pex8 gene encoding putative peroxisomal membrane protein Pex17 (transcript_id=CADANIAT00006849), with amino-acid sequence MATERSLGALLRSLQIPPHEQDGLSLLPTATSLLAVLKNPLNITLLASQLLAAPAIWDQPVDLHVCRRIISVFNTAAMAILQSEESEDPRIPWGGPGPRKLDREQWVKAVVGGADEKSPRWRHLLLIGGVLLGFEGQDRQGLSWSVRRKLESALVTAAQLALDELDPRDGIDGHCIIMVLNYSFQLLSDGERERLDYDRLLPVMVQTTYFSPEGFESAYFLGSVDQDIVQTPSKRFAWPSQSATVQRITAIASSPLVSALGPLSRLIAHAVENSRDPRLVAQSVDRIADFVRTLIVQWRQNKLSEVDKAEEQEFLDAESLRDTIPNLWKLLRNCLYSVVIILRAVLGRVVNDRALASDKSAPFISMQTLHILRNLYFISSRVGQNSSSQHTFVTLAAVDILAQYPELTENFLTSIKPSELGQIPAHPLDRCLDLYFLNTSELFTTVISPKFSEDVLIQAALPYLPAGGNNHLLEIFEAAHSLVLAVFAIPNNAAVAAKHLPFYIDNLFAVFPNNLSGRQFRLAFKTVLQVTAPPSPIANRQPLLPSILLEVLYDRAYNSASKTPLPPSSQAPSASTSDPEMAKAAQIPLSEQAFLVLALIDSLCFLRVEDLEEWLPLTANLINAVSPSEMRKVCVGRFWDALSNGEMDVERAHYCVTWWSTKGGREMIILGSENASAQGDEVQGAYMSGAIGAVASESKL
- a CDS encoding WD40 repeat domain-containing protein (transcript_id=CADANIAT00006850), producing the protein MAYYDDGGNDSQPFGRAQGGIQGPRRPRLVTDYGSSMVQWMRNRRPKYQGGHRMETERPSASYMVDMLPPLARIHSPVDSIPVRHLHQSIGKSKKPITVVRWTPEGRRLLTGGHTGEFMLWNGTAFNFETVMDKGDVKYWRPNFNNVETIDDAHHDAVRDLAWSPSDTKFLSASDDTTLKIYDFTARTCDTVLTGHNWDVKSCDWHPTKGLLVSGSKDHQVKFWDPRTARCLTTLHSHKNTVTATKFSRVNNNLLATSSRDQTARVFDLRMMRDICILRGHEKPISTLTWHPVHCSLISTGSEDGSLYHYLLDEPNLPAGQIPTVAPYDSPDPANTPAQVIYPAHRIQYAHAATIWTLDWHPLGHILASGSKDNFTRFWSRARPGETSYLKDRFHIGEEAAEAQGTWSRNFGRRQMREEEEQELQDEADSLVDQRKTPGTGLPGIQSASQPDGLGSSLLPGIGAAQPPPPPGLSTSMAPPGNAFPPNPVFPAFPFAPPFSGAPPASGAQPMNSPNVNLAELQKQLAAQGITLPPGFPHHFTPVSTPLAGGGLPGLQGGYQPDNNYGR